The Agrobacterium vitis region TCAATGCCGGTGTTGCCGGTCTTGTTGGTGCGATCCTGGTCGGCAAGCGCACGGGCTATGGCAAGGACATGATGGCCCCGCATTCCATGACGCTCACCTATGTCGGTGCCGCCATGCTCTGGGTCGGCTGGTTCGGCTTCAACGCCGGTTCCAACCTCGAAGCCTCCGGTGGCGCGATGCTGGCAACTGTCAACACCTTCATTGCCACGGCTGCGGCTATCCTGTCCTGGTGCGTGGTTGAATCCTTCACCCGCGGCAAGGCCTCGATGCTGGGCGCTGCCTCCGGCATGATTGCGGGCCTCGTTGCCATCACGCCCGCCGCCGGTATCGTCGGCCCGATGGGCGCCATCGTCATGGGCGTGATCGTTTCGCCGCTCTGCTACTTCTTCGTCTCTGTCGTGAAGAACAAGTTCGGCTATGACGATACGGCTGACGTGTTCGGCGTCCACGGCATTGGCGGCATGTTCGGCGCTATTGCCACCGGCATTTTCGCCAGCGCCTCCCTGGGTGGCGTCGGCTATGCCGGCGAACAGACGATGGGCGGCCAGGTCATGGTACAGCTTCAGGCCGTGGTCATCACCGTCCTGTGGACCGGTATCGGCTCTGCGATCCTCTACAAGATCGTCGATGTCATCGTTGGTCTGCGTGTGCCGGTTGAAGCCGAGCGCGAAGGTCTCGACCTCGCCTCGCACGGTGAAGCTGCTTATCACTCCTGATCCCTGTTGCTCCCCTTTCGGGGGGCCGATCAAGGTGCTTCGTTACCAGAAAACCAGCCCGGGCCTCGTGCCCGGGTTTTTTGATTCTGGAAAATCGCGCTCTATATACGCTCATAGCGAAAGACTGGTTGCGCCACGATGGCAAGGCGGGCTTTCGACCGGACGGGCTATCCATGGTTAAAGGAGCGTTAACCCGTATTCTGGTAATCTCATGTTTCGCAAGCCGGTTCGGGTCCTGCCCGGCGCATCCGGTTTCCAAGTTTTGTTGAAATTGCACTGGCAGGCGAACACCTATGAGCAGAAGCACGCTGGCAATATTGGAAGAGCGGTCGCCTCGGATGATCGTGATGGGTTTCATCATGCGGCAATGCCTGGCTCTGCTTGGCTTTGCCCTGTTCCTTGGGCTGGTGGCGGCTATTGCCGCGCTGGCCACCTGGAATGTTGCTGATCCCAGCTTTTCCTATGCGACCAGTAGGGCGCCCACCAATATTCTCGGTTATCCCGGCGCCGTGTTCGCTGATCTTTCCATGCAGTTTTTCGGGCTTGCCTCGGTTGCGGCGCTGTTGCCTGTGCTGGCCTGGTCGCTTTCGCTGATTTCGGGCCGCAAGATTACCCGCCTGCCACGCCGGCTTGCCGCCTGGGGCACCGGGGCGGTCGCGGGCGCTGCCGTGTTCGGCTGTTTTCCGCCGCCCGGCACCTGGCCCATTCCCAACGGGATCGGTGGCGTGATCGGCGATATGATCCTGCGCTTTCCTGCACTGTTTGTCGGAGCCTATCCGACCGGAACCTTTGCCATGGTGCTGGGCGTGATCTTCATCGCCCCGATGCTGTGGCTGATGTTGTTTGCCGCTGGTATCATCGGCAATGAAGAGGATGATTTCGAAGCGGAAATTATGGCTGCCCGCGCAAGCTCACAGGCAGGGTCGCGCAAGAGCAAGGCCGTGCCTATCGTCGATGAAGATGAAGACGATGATGACCGTACCGGGCCTTTCGCGCTGGCTGCCGGTGCGCTCGCCCATGTCTGGTATACCGGTCAGGCCCGGATGCGGCGTCTCGCCGGTCTGAAGCCACAAAGGCGCGAGCGGTCTAATTTCGACCAGCCCTATGATTTCAACGATGATGAGGTTATGCCGGTTCAGGCTGGACGCCCGGACCACCGCGCCGATCCGTCTTTTGGGCCGGGTGAGCGGAGTGCGGGCCGCCGCCGTATCGCGCCGCCGCCGGTATCGCCGGACGATGCGCATGACGAGCCACCCTTTGACCTGCGCACCCGTGGTCGCTCGGCTGATGACATCCTATTCGACGATGAAGACGAAGACCGCGCTGCAAAGCCTTCTGCCCGCCGCACGGCGGCTCCTGCTGAGCGTCCGCGCCCGGCTCCGGTCGCTGGCCCAAGGGGTGCGCGTGGCTTCCAATTGCCATCGGTTCAGCTTCTGGCCGAACCGCGTGCGGTTGCCAAGGATGCCAGCCTGTCGGCTGACCAGCTTGAACACAATGCCCGGACGCTGGAAGGTGTGCTGGAGGATTTCGGCGTCAAGGGTGACATTATCGAAGTGCGTCCCGGCCCGGTTGTCACGCTTTATGAGCTGGAGCCAGCGCCAGGCATCAAATCATCCCGCGTTATCGGTCTTGCCGATGATATTGCCCGCTCGATGAGCGCTATTGCCGCCCGTGTCGCCGTCGTGCCTGGCCGCAATGCGATTGGCATCGAATTGCCGAACAGAACCCGCGAAACCGTCTATCTGCGGGAAATGATCGGTAGCCGCGACTTCAATGGCTCGACCGCCAAGCTGCCGATGGCGCTGGGCAAGACTATTGGCGGTGAACCTGTGATTGCCGACCTCGCCAAGATGCCGCATCTGCTGGTGGCCGGTACGACCGGGTCGGGCAAGTCGGTGGCGATCAACACCATGATCCTGTCGCTGGTCTATCGTTTGCCGCCGGAAAAATGCCGGTTGATCATGATCGATCCGAAAATGCTGGAATTGTCGATTTATGACGGCATTCCGCATCTGCTCTCGCCTGTCGTTACCGATCCGAAAAAGGCCGTCGTCGCCTTGAAATGGACGGTGCGTGAGATGGAAGAGCGCTACAAGAAGATGTCAAAGATCGGCGTTCGCAATATCGACGGCTTTAATAGCCGCGTCGAGCAGGCCATTGAAAAGGGCGAAGTGCTGACCCGCACCGTGCAGACCGGCTTTGACCGGCAGACCGGCGAGGCCATGTACGAGACCGAGACCTTCGATTTGCAGCCCATGCCCTATATCGTTGTCATCATCGACGAGATGGCCGACCTTATGATGGTGGCGGGCAAGGATATCGAAGGCGCGGTGCAGCGCCTGGCGCAGATGGCGCGTGCGGCGGGCATCCACGTGATCATGGCGACGCAGCGTCCGTCCGTGGACGTGATCACCGGCACGATCAAGGCAAACTTCCCGACCCGGATTTCCTTCCAGGTCACTTCGAAGATCGACAGCCGCACCATTCTGGGCGAGCAGGGCGCCGAACAGCTGCTGGGCATGGGCGATATGCTCTACATGGCTGGCGGAGGACGCATCCAGCGTGTTCACGGACCTTTCGTCTCGGATAATGAGGTGGAAGACATCGTTGCCTATCTGAAAACCCAGGGCGCACCGGATTATCTGGAAGCAGTCACCATTGATGAAGACGACGATGAAGGTGGCGGACCGGCAGGGACCGGCAATCTGGCCGAATCGGATGATCCTTACGACCAGGCCGTCGCCGTCGTGCTTCGGGATGGGAAAGCCTCGACCTCCTATGTTCAACGTCGGCTGGGCATCGGCTATAATCGCGCCGCATCGCTGATCGAACGCATGGAGCAGGAAGGCATTATCGGCCCGGCCAACCACGCGGGCAAACGCGAAATCCTCGTTCCGACGGAAGCTGACATCGAGCGGTGATGGCGACAGGCTGGCGTGGAACGTCCGGGCGTCGAAAGACGTTTCGGCGTTCACGATCCGGTGTGTGTCACCATGGCGCCCGGTTTGCGCTGTAGGGAACAAGGGCAAAAGGAGAAAAGAATGCAGAAGAAGACGTTTGCCCCGGCAGGCATGGCAGGGATGATTGGCCGCCGGGGATTTATTGGCCTGGCGGCTGCGGGCATCGCTGTTGTGGCCACAGGCGCCACAGTGTCACCCGCATATGCTCAGGCCCAGGCCAGCGCCGCCCAGAGGATTGCCGATCATTTTGCCTCGGTGAAAACCATGATGGGTGAGTTCGTGCAGTTTGGCCCACGCGGTGAACAAACAGCCGGAAAATTCTATATCGAACGGCCCGGCAAGCTGCGTTTCAACTATGAGCAGCCGTCGCCGATGCGGGTGATTTCCGATGGCCGCAATGTCGCGATCGGCAACCTGAAAATGAAGACCTGGGATGTCTATCCGCTGTCGAAAACGCCACTAAGCCTGCTTCTGTCCGACCGCATCGATCTCGGCCATCAGATGGTGCGGCAGGTCAAGGAAGAGCAGGACCTGACCACCATCGTGCTGGGCGATAAGTCGATCTTTGGCGACCAGACGATCACCTTGATGTTCGATCCGAAGACCTTCGAGCTGCGGCAATGGACGGTGACCGATGCCCAGGGCAAGGACACGTCGGTGATGATCTTCAACGTCCAGCAGGGCGTTAATTTCGATGAAAAAGTCTTTGAAGTTCCCTATGACGATATCCGCAATCGCGGCTGAGCGACGGTTGATCGACCTCTACCCGATCGAGGCTCGAAATCTGGAGATTTCGGGCCTTTTCACTGTCAAAATTCTACGAGTTTGCATAAAGGGATGAGCAATGCCGGATCTGTTCGGCGCTGAAGGATCTCGACATGACTTTTTCCCTGACCACCTGGAATATCAATTCGGTGCGGCTGCGCATGCCGATTGTTGAGCATTTTCTCAAACTGCGCCAGCCGGATATTCTCTGCCTTCAGGAAATCAAGTGCCAGAACCATGAGTTTCCGTTGGAGGCGTTTCAGGCGCTGGGCTATCCCTATGCCATTCTGCATGGCCAGAAGGGCTATCATGGCGTTGCCACCGTTTCGAAATTTCCGTTGACCGAAGATCACCGGCAGGATTTCTGCGGCGTCGGTGACAGCCGCCATATTTCGGCGATTTTCGAGTGGAACGGGCGGCGTATTCGCCTGCATAATTTCTATGTTCCTGCCGGAGGTGATGAGCCCAACCGGGACATCAATCCAAAATTCGGCCACAAGCTGGATTTCGTCGAGGAAATGAAGGTGCTGTCGGCCAGTGCCGAGCCGAATACCTCCGCTATCCTGGTCGGCGACCTGAATATCGCGCCGCTGGAGCATGATGTCTGGTCGCACAAGCAGCTGCTAAAGATCGTGTCCCATACGCCGGTGGAAACCGCAGGCCTGCTTGACGTGATCGACCGGGGTGGCTGGGTAGACCTGATGCGGGAACTGGTCGATCCATCGCAAAAACTCTATACGTGGTGGAGCTACCGGGCCAAGGATTGGGACGCCGCCGACAAGGGCCGCCGCCTCGACCATATCTGGTCATCGCCGGATCTGTTACCGTCGCTTAAAACCATCGAGATCTTGCGCGAAGCGCGTGGCTGGGAAAAGCCGTCCGACCACGTGCCGGTGACAGCGCAGTTCGCGCTTTGATATCCACAGCACGTCAAGGGAGGGGCAGATGGATCAGGACCGGCTCAATCATCTGCCCGCCCGCAAGCAGCGCGAGCTGGAGCGGGTGGTCCGCATTCTCTTCGATGAATTCGAAGCCGCGCAAAAGGGCAGGCTGTCCGATAAAAACAAGGGCGGCCGTATCCTCAAGCTGATCCTGTTCGGTTCCTATGCGCGTGGCGATTGGGTCGAGGACCATGCCAGCGGCTATTATTCGGATTATGATCTGCTGGTGGTGGTCAATACCGAGGTTTTTGCCGACGAGGATGAGTTCTGGCGCGGCGCGCAGGACTATCTGATCCGGGAGGAAATCGCCACCAAGCGCTTGAAAACCCCTGTCAATTTTATCGTTCACTCCCTTGAGGATCTGAACAATCGACTGGCTCGTGGTCTGCCTTTCTTCATTGATATCGCCCGTGACGGCATCCCGCTTTATGAAGCGCCGGGCTTTCCGCTCACCACGGCCAAACCGCTGGCTCCAGAGGAGAGGCAGGCGCAGGCGAAGACTTATTTTGAGGATTGGTTTTCGAGTGCCGAGGCCTTTCAGGCCGCAGCCGGATTTTTGATTGAGCGTGGTAATTTTAATGAAGCCGCCTTCCAGCTTCATCAAACGGTTGAACGGCTTTACCACTGCGTTCTGTTGGTGAGGACACTTTATAGCCCTCAGTTGCACAATTTAAGAAAATTACGGCCTCTGGCCGAAAGTTTTGATACTCGTCTGGTCGATGCGTGGCCGAGGAAAAACCGCCTTGCCCGCCGTTGTTTCGATCGCCTGCACCGCGCCTATGTCGAGGCTCGGTACTCGTCGAAATATGAGATTACCGCCGAGGAATTGGCTTGGCTGGTAGAGCATATCAAACAGTTGCAGGGTGCTGTCGAACTGGTCTGCAAGGAGTGGTTGGAGAACCACGGTCTATAGCAGTGTCAGTAAACCGCTGTGATTGATTGGCGACGGTACATGATATTGTCGTTTCGATATGCCGTTTACCCCCCTCTGCCTTGCCAGGCATCTCCCCCTCAAGGAGGGAGATCGACCCGGAGTTGGCCGCTCGCTTCACGTCATCTGTACACAGCGACGAAAGTCGCCAACCTATCCGAAGAATGAGCGGCCACGTCTATCCGATCTCCCCCCTTGAGGGGGAGATGTCCGGCAGGACAGAGGGGGGTGAGCTTCACGGTAAAACGATGATGCAATCTTGCCGCCCAACCGGACAACGCGGTAAGCGTTACCGAAAACGCTCTTCCATCCCCTTTGCACCGGTCGCCAGTGCCATGAGGTTTTGCCGGATGCGCTCCTGCATGACCAGGCCGAGCTTTGGATATTCCTCCAGCAGCCGGTGGAACAGCGGGCGGGGAATGCGCAGCACTTCGGAATCTTCCAGGGCGATGGCGGTGTATTTGCGCTCCACCATGGTGGCCAGCGCCAGTTCCGACAGCATGGTGCCAGGACCGGCAACGGCGGCGACTTGCGGCTTGCCATCGCGGCCTGTGTTGGAAAGCTCGAACCGACCGCGCACCACCACATAGGCACATTCAGCCGGGGAGTGTTCCCGAAACAGCGGCTGGCCCTGGGCGATGGGCCTGTGTTCGGCACCAAAGGCAATCAGCCGCAGCTGGTCAGGCTCCAGCCCCTGAAACAGCGCCAGGGATGAGAGCAGTTGCATGTCATCGCTCAGCGCCATCGAGAATGCTCCGGTTCAGGGTCCGTTCAATGTCCGTTTAGGGAATAATCTTGTAACCGCCGTTTTCGGTGACCAGAATTTCGGCGTTGGACGGGTCTCGTTCTATCTTCTGGCGCAGGCGATAGACATGGGTTTCCAGCGTATGGGTGGTGACACCGGAGTTGTATCCCCAGACTTCTTCCAGCAGCACATCGCGGGTGACGACTTTCTGCCCGGCGCGGTAGAGATAGCGGATGATGGCCGCTTCCTTTTCCGTCAGCCGGATTTTCTTGCCGTCCTCGGTGGTCAGCAGCTTCTGGCTTGGCTTGAACAGATAGGGACCGACAGTAAAAGTCGCGTCCTCGCTCTGCTCGTGCTGGCGCAACTGCGCACGGATGCGGGCCAGCAGAACCGCAAAGCGGAATGGTTTGGTGACGTAGTCGTTGGCACCGGCTTCAAGTCCCAGAATGGTGTCAGAATCGGTGTCGTGGCCGGTCAGCATGATGACAGGGGCCTTGAAGCCGCCCTTGCGCAGCAGTTTCACGGCTTCGCGGCCATCCATGTCGGGCAGGCCGACATCCATGATCATCAGGTCCACCTGGCCGTTGCGGGCGGCCTGCACGCCCTTGGTGGCGTTGGATTCCTGCTGGATCGAAAACTCCTCGTAGAGGGAAAGTTGTTCCACCAGCGTTTCGCGCAGGTCATCGTCGTCATCGACCAGAAGGATCGTCCGAGCAGCCATACCTGATATACTCCCAAGCAGCGAACAGGCCAGATTGCACTGTTCTTGAAATCATTGTCTTATCTAGCCAACTCACTCTACAAGAAAAGTGTTCGACAAAGCAAAACTCCGTGAGCGAAATGCCAAACCCAGTTTCCAGAGCCGGGGCTCAACCGCGCCAAGGTCTTCGCAGTATTGTGGTGCGGCGCAAGCCCGGTTGCAAGAGCCAGGCCATCGTTCAGGCCGGACCGCTGCGGTTTCCCGCTGCCATCGGACGGTCGGGCATCACGGCTTTCAAGAGCGAGGGCGATGGCGCAACCCCACGGGCATCGATGCGGTTGCTTTACGGCTACTTTCGGGCGGAGCCTCGTGGGGCCATACGCTCACGCCTGCCCTTGAGGTCGATTCGTGCCGATATGCTGTGGTGCGATGCGCCGGGCCATCCAGCCTATAACCGCCCGGTTAAGGCGCCTTTCACCCCCAGTCATGAGCGGTTGCAGCGACAGGACCGGCTCTATGATATCTGCCTGGTGATGGATTGGAACATCACCTGCCGCAAACAAGGCGGTGGTTCGGCGATCTTTTTCCATATTGCCCGGCCTGATTATGCCCCGACGGAAGGGTGTGTGGCGATCAACCCCGCCGACATGCGTCGTCTGGTTGCGCTCGTTTCGCCAACGACCGTCGTCACGGTTCTGTGACATGTCTCTTCCCGGCATAAACAGGCGTCTGCCGGGGTGGGAAAGCGGTTGGCCCTGCCTATCTAAGGGATCGGCATCATTGGATGCGTAGTTCCAAACGTGCCGTGGCCTTAAGTTACGGCTCCGTCTTTTCCCTGGACCATCTCGGTCCTTGGCCCGATTTCGAATGGGAGACTCTCACGTGGTAGACCAATCCTACATTTCCTTTTCCGACAGCAACAGCATCCCGCAGGTGGGTCTCGGCGTCTGGCAAACACCCAATAGCGAAGCGGCACCTGCGGTGCGTTCGGCGCTGTCATCGGGTTATCGCCATATCGATACGGCTGCCGTCTATGAAAACGAGGAGGGTGTTGGCGAAGGCATCCGCTCGTCAGGCATCGATCGCGGCGATATTTTCCTGACCACCAAGCTGTGGAACAATGAGCAGGGCTTCGACAACACCCTCAGGGCCTTCGATGCCAGCCTGAAACGGCTCGGCACCGATTATGTCGATCTCTACCTGATCCATTGGCCATCACCGCATCGTGGCCTGTTTGTCGAGACCTGGAAGGCTTTTATCCGTTTGAAGGAAGAGGGTCGGGCCCGCTCCATCGGCGTGTCGAATTTCTATCCGGAGCATCTAAAGAAGATCATCGATGAAACCGGCGTGGTGCCTGTCATCAACCAGATCGAATTGCATCCCGATTTCCAGCAGAAGCAAGCCCGTGAATTCCACCAGGCTCACGGTATCATCACCCAGTCCTGGAGCCCTCTGGGCCAGGGCAAACTTCTGGACAATCCGGTGATTGGCAAGATCGCGGCCAAGCATGGGCGCACGGCGGCCCAGATCATCATCCGCTGGCATATCGAAAGCGGGCTGGTGGTGATCCCGAAATCCGTCACGCCGGCGCGCATTGAGGAGAATTTCAAGGTGTTCGATTTCAGTCTCGATCCTGAGGATATGACTGAGATCGCTGTGCTGGATAGCTCATCCACCCGCATTGGACCTGATCCGATGACGGCGAGCTTCTGATTTCACGTGAATCATTGACTAAAGCATTTCCAGGAAAAGTGTGAAGCGGTTTTATGTCCGGAAATGCGTAAGAACAAAGGCCTACTGCATAATTCCTTAAATCGGAATCGATTTAAGGAGAAAATTATGCAGCAGATATAAAGCGCTACAGCGAACCTTTGTGCGCCATATATGGCGCACGGCGCTGTAGAGCATGTCAGCGCTTCGTTGAAGCGCTGACATGCTCTAGAAACAAGAAAGGCGGCTTGTGAGCCGCCTTTCTGATGAAAAGTTTGAGACTATCTCACTTCCACTCGCGAATATCGACGAAATGGCCGGCAATGGCGGCGGCAGCGGCCATGGCGGGGGAAACGAGGTGGGTGCGGCCCTTATAGCCCTGGCGGCCTTCGAAATTGCGGTTCGAGGTCGAGGCGCAGCGTTCCTCCGGCTTCAGGCGGTCGTCGTTCATGGCCAGGCACATGGAACAGCCCGGCTCACGCCATTCGCAACCGGCATCGAGGAAGATCTTGTCGAGACCTTCGGCTTCCGCCTGTTCCTTGACGAGGCCAGACCCCGGAACCACCATGGCAGAAACGGTCGAAGCTACCTTGCGGTCCTTCAGCACGGCGGCTGCGGCACGCAGGTCTTCGATGCGGCCATTGGTGCAGGAGCCGATGAACACCCGGTCGATGGCGATATCGGTGATCTTGGTGCCGGGTTTCAGGCCCATATAGTCGAGCGCGCGCCACTTCGACGTCC contains the following coding sequences:
- a CDS encoding L,D-transpeptidase family protein, with the protein product MPNPVSRAGAQPRQGLRSIVVRRKPGCKSQAIVQAGPLRFPAAIGRSGITAFKSEGDGATPRASMRLLYGYFRAEPRGAIRSRLPLRSIRADMLWCDAPGHPAYNRPVKAPFTPSHERLQRQDRLYDICLVMDWNITCRKQGGGSAIFFHIARPDYAPTEGCVAINPADMRRLVALVSPTTVVTVL
- a CDS encoding HEPN domain-containing protein: MDQDRLNHLPARKQRELERVVRILFDEFEAAQKGRLSDKNKGGRILKLILFGSYARGDWVEDHASGYYSDYDLLVVVNTEVFADEDEFWRGAQDYLIREEIATKRLKTPVNFIVHSLEDLNNRLARGLPFFIDIARDGIPLYEAPGFPLTTAKPLAPEERQAQAKTYFEDWFSSAEAFQAAAGFLIERGNFNEAAFQLHQTVERLYHCVLLVRTLYSPQLHNLRKLRPLAESFDTRLVDAWPRKNRLARRCFDRLHRAYVEARYSSKYEITAEELAWLVEHIKQLQGAVELVCKEWLENHGL
- a CDS encoding aldo/keto reductase; translation: MGDSHVVDQSYISFSDSNSIPQVGLGVWQTPNSEAAPAVRSALSSGYRHIDTAAVYENEEGVGEGIRSSGIDRGDIFLTTKLWNNEQGFDNTLRAFDASLKRLGTDYVDLYLIHWPSPHRGLFVETWKAFIRLKEEGRARSIGVSNFYPEHLKKIIDETGVVPVINQIELHPDFQQKQAREFHQAHGIITQSWSPLGQGKLLDNPVIGKIAAKHGRTAAQIIIRWHIESGLVVIPKSVTPARIEENFKVFDFSLDPEDMTEIAVLDSSSTRIGPDPMTASF
- a CDS encoding outer membrane lipoprotein carrier protein LolA, yielding MQKKTFAPAGMAGMIGRRGFIGLAAAGIAVVATGATVSPAYAQAQASAAQRIADHFASVKTMMGEFVQFGPRGEQTAGKFYIERPGKLRFNYEQPSPMRVISDGRNVAIGNLKMKTWDVYPLSKTPLSLLLSDRIDLGHQMVRQVKEEQDLTTIVLGDKSIFGDQTITLMFDPKTFELRQWTVTDAQGKDTSVMIFNVQQGVNFDEKVFEVPYDDIRNRG
- a CDS encoding cyclic nucleotide-binding domain-containing protein, with the translated sequence MALSDDMQLLSSLALFQGLEPDQLRLIAFGAEHRPIAQGQPLFREHSPAECAYVVVRGRFELSNTGRDGKPQVAAVAGPGTMLSELALATMVERKYTAIALEDSEVLRIPRPLFHRLLEEYPKLGLVMQERIRQNLMALATGAKGMEERFR
- a CDS encoding response regulator transcription factor, translated to MAARTILLVDDDDDLRETLVEQLSLYEEFSIQQESNATKGVQAARNGQVDLMIMDVGLPDMDGREAVKLLRKGGFKAPVIMLTGHDTDSDTILGLEAGANDYVTKPFRFAVLLARIRAQLRQHEQSEDATFTVGPYLFKPSQKLLTTEDGKKIRLTEKEAAIIRYLYRAGQKVVTRDVLLEEVWGYNSGVTTHTLETHVYRLRQKIERDPSNAEILVTENGGYKIIP
- a CDS encoding exodeoxyribonuclease III, with translation MTFSLTTWNINSVRLRMPIVEHFLKLRQPDILCLQEIKCQNHEFPLEAFQALGYPYAILHGQKGYHGVATVSKFPLTEDHRQDFCGVGDSRHISAIFEWNGRRIRLHNFYVPAGGDEPNRDINPKFGHKLDFVEEMKVLSASAEPNTSAILVGDLNIAPLEHDVWSHKQLLKIVSHTPVETAGLLDVIDRGGWVDLMRELVDPSQKLYTWWSYRAKDWDAADKGRRLDHIWSSPDLLPSLKTIEILREARGWEKPSDHVPVTAQFAL
- a CDS encoding DNA translocase FtsK 4TM domain-containing protein, which produces MSRSTLAILEERSPRMIVMGFIMRQCLALLGFALFLGLVAAIAALATWNVADPSFSYATSRAPTNILGYPGAVFADLSMQFFGLASVAALLPVLAWSLSLISGRKITRLPRRLAAWGTGAVAGAAVFGCFPPPGTWPIPNGIGGVIGDMILRFPALFVGAYPTGTFAMVLGVIFIAPMLWLMLFAAGIIGNEEDDFEAEIMAARASSQAGSRKSKAVPIVDEDEDDDDRTGPFALAAGALAHVWYTGQARMRRLAGLKPQRRERSNFDQPYDFNDDEVMPVQAGRPDHRADPSFGPGERSAGRRRIAPPPVSPDDAHDEPPFDLRTRGRSADDILFDDEDEDRAAKPSARRTAAPAERPRPAPVAGPRGARGFQLPSVQLLAEPRAVAKDASLSADQLEHNARTLEGVLEDFGVKGDIIEVRPGPVVTLYELEPAPGIKSSRVIGLADDIARSMSAIAARVAVVPGRNAIGIELPNRTRETVYLREMIGSRDFNGSTAKLPMALGKTIGGEPVIADLAKMPHLLVAGTTGSGKSVAINTMILSLVYRLPPEKCRLIMIDPKMLELSIYDGIPHLLSPVVTDPKKAVVALKWTVREMEERYKKMSKIGVRNIDGFNSRVEQAIEKGEVLTRTVQTGFDRQTGEAMYETETFDLQPMPYIVVIIDEMADLMMVAGKDIEGAVQRLAQMARAAGIHVIMATQRPSVDVITGTIKANFPTRISFQVTSKIDSRTILGEQGAEQLLGMGDMLYMAGGGRIQRVHGPFVSDNEVEDIVAYLKTQGAPDYLEAVTIDEDDDEGGGPAGTGNLAESDDPYDQAVAVVLRDGKASTSYVQRRLGIGYNRAASLIERMEQEGIIGPANHAGKREILVPTEADIER
- a CDS encoding ammonium transporter, whose product is MSFSTFKSQALRLGAASVALMAPAIAFAQDAAPAVAAAAAPVPDKGDTAFMFLSTILVLFMAVPGLGLFYGGLVRAKNMLSVLMQCTVIAAMVMIVWVIYGYSFAFGGGESPFFGGFAKMFLAGVDTTTTAATFSKGVVIPEYIFMLFQMTFAAITPALIIGAFAERIKFSAAILFCLLWVTFVYFPVAHMVWDAKGYLFGLGALDFAGGTVVHINAGVAGLVGAILVGKRTGYGKDMMAPHSMTLTYVGAAMLWVGWFGFNAGSNLEASGGAMLATVNTFIATAAAILSWCVVESFTRGKASMLGAASGMIAGLVAITPAAGIVGPMGAIVMGVIVSPLCYFFVSVVKNKFGYDDTADVFGVHGIGGMFGAIATGIFASASLGGVGYAGEQTMGGQVMVQLQAVVITVLWTGIGSAILYKIVDVIVGLRVPVEAEREGLDLASHGEAAYHS